CATTTCTGTTAGGTGCGATCGTTCTGGGTAATGTTTTCAATAAAACATTTGTGGCGATCGCTAATCAACTCAAAACCCGCGGTGAATTAGTCATTCCTGCCTTTATTTTCGCCTTTGTGATGGCATATCTGGCTGCCATCATTCAATTAGAAGCAATTTTGGGCGCTTTTGCCGCTGGTTTAGTCTTGGAAGAAACTGATAAGCGTAAAGAACTGCAAAAGCAAGTGATTCCTGTAGCTGATTTGATGGTGCCAATTTTCTTTGTCACAGTTGGCGCAAAAACTGATTTGGGAGTGCTAAACCCTGCCATTCCCAGCAACCGCGAAGGCTTAATTATGGCTATTTTCCTGATTACAGTAGCCATTCTTGGTAAAGTTATTACAGGTTTGAGCGTCTTTGGTCAACCCCAAATCAATCGTTTAGCGATCGGTGTGGGTATGATTCCTCGTGGTGAAGTCGGATTAGTATTTGCTGGTGTTGGCGCTGCTAGTGGCGCTCTCTCGAAACCATTGGGGGCGGCAATTATTATGATGGTTATCCTCACAACTTTTTTAGCTCCGCCTTTATTACGTTTCGTATTTCCCGATTCCAGCAAAGTGGCCACTGAATCTGAGCAACTAATTAAAGATTAAAACTGAGGGATTGGGGGCTAGGCAGAAACAAGGTTGAAATAAAATTATCTACTTCCGTGTTTTCTTCGTCTCCAATCCCTTCATTAATTACAGGAAACTTCTGTCTCTTGATCTGCGTCCTCTGATATCGTTGTTTCTCAATCATTTTGACTATTGATTATTATCTTTGAGAAAACAATTTGTTCCCAATATTACCTAATTACAAATCCTCATCTAAATATGTTTTTAGTCGCTAAAAACTAGTAATTGTCAATATTGCAACAACATCTTTTAAAACAAGTTGAAATTTGTAACTGAGAAAATTGCTTGTCTATCAACAAAACACACAAAATAAAATTTATAAGGAAGTCAAAAATTAACCACAATTGACTAAAATCAGATAATTCTGGTTATATTTGTGTTGCCTCTCATATTCGCTATTATCGCTGGAGAGTACAGCAATATTAAAATTACAGACTATGTAAGCAGTTGAAAATTTACACCATTAATTGTTTCTTTAACCCAAAAAAAGCCAAAGTCAAATCTCAAAGTTTCTGTAACGGAAGAATAACTTACCCAAATTTTTGAGATATTGACTTCCATGAATGCGAATCAGGAGAAAGGATTGTGAAATTACACTGGTTACTACCCGGTACGGTTGGGATGATCTGCTTACTGTCTTCGCCAGCTTTGGCGGCCAGACTGGAGTCCTGGCGGTTTGATGCCAAGCAAAACCGTCTGGAATTTAATACTTCTGGGGGTGTCCAACCCAAAGCACAACTCATTTTCAATCCCACACGCCTGGTTATTGATTTACCAGACACAACCTTTGGCAGACCACAGTTAACACAACCTGTAGGTGGGGCAGTTCGGGCTATCCGTGTTGGTCAGTTTGAACCCCAAACAGCCCGCATAGTCGTAGAACTGGCTCCTGGTTATACTCTTGACCCTCAAGGGATAAAATTTGTTGGGGTAACTGCCAGTCGGTGGACAGTACAATTGCCTAGACCAAGACTAGAACCTGTAAACTCTTCCGCAAATAATGTTTACAACGTAGTCACCACTCTTGACTCAGACACAAGACCACCGTTACCGAGAGTTGTCAGTAGCACACAAAGCACAACTCAAATCGACAGTTTACAAGTGACAGGAGATGGTTTTTTTGTTCGGACAAATGGTGGTAATCCCCAAGTGAGAGTAAATCGTAGCCGCGATCGCTCTACGATTTTTATGGATATCTCTGGCGCAACTCTATCAGCAAGTTTGGCGCAGCGAGACCTCAGCGTTAACAGGCATGGTGTGAGCCGTGTAGAATTCACCCAACTGCAAACTAGTCCACCCGCAGTCCGTATGACTTTACGGGTAGAGAAAAATAGCCCTGACTGGCGAGCAACTAGAAGTGGTAGTACTGGATTGGTAGTTCTGCCTAATCGGTTTGCTACATTACCCGGAAATAACTCTAACAACTCTTCTGATAACCAACCAGAATTTTCTCCCCCTAATCGCCGAATTGTTACTGATGAAGCAGCAACAATTCAAGCAGTTGAACTGTCTGATGATGGTAAGCAACTACTCATTAGAGCCAACCAAACTATAAATGCTAGGGGTGGATGGGACAGAACCTCTGGTTTGTATCGCATCACCATTAATAATGCTAAATTAGCGCCTCGAATTAAAGGCCCGACTTTTAACGCCAATAGTCCAATTCTGCGGGTACGCCTGCAAACGCCAGATGCTGACACGGTAGTGATTTTAGTTCAACCTGCGGCTGGAGTACAAGTTGGGCAAATTAACCAAAACGACGACCAAGTAACACTACAATTACAAGGTTCTCGCCGAGTCGTGGCACTTCCAGGTACACTGCCTTTTCCTTCAGGACAAAGTCAATTACCAGATCCTAATGAAAATCCCCGTTCCATACCGCAGCCAGGAACACGCCCCTTACCCAGAGGAAAGGTAGTAGTTGTCATTGACCCAGGACACGGTGGCAAAGATTCCGGAGCCATTGGGATTGGTGGCATTCGGGAAAAGGATATTATTCTCCCCATCGGGAGAAAGGTAGCTGACATTCTTCAGCAAAACGGTGTGCAGGTAATT
This window of the Nostoc sp. HK-01 genome carries:
- a CDS encoding cell wall hydrolase/autolysin; the encoded protein is MKLHWLLPGTVGMICLLSSPALAARLESWRFDAKQNRLEFNTSGGVQPKAQLIFNPTRLVIDLPDTTFGRPQLTQPVGGAVRAIRVGQFEPQTARIVVELAPGYTLDPQGIKFVGVTASRWTVQLPRPRLEPVNSSANNVYNVVTTLDSDTRPPLPRVVSSTQSTTQIDSLQVTGDGFFVRTNGGNPQVRVNRSRDRSTIFMDISGATLSASLAQRDLSVNRHGVSRVEFTQLQTSPPAVRMTLRVEKNSPDWRATRSGSTGLVVLPNRFATLPGNNSNNSSDNQPEFSPPNRRIVTDEAATIQAVELSDDGKQLLIRANQTINARGGWDRTSGLYRITINNAKLAPRIKGPTFNANSPILRVRLQTPDADTVVILVQPAAGVQVGQINQNDDQVTLQLQGSRRVVALPGTLPFPSGQSQLPDPNENPRSIPQPGTRPLPRGKVVVVIDPGHGGKDSGAIGIGGIREKDIILPIGRKVADILQQNGVQVIMTRSSDYFVTLPGRVQLAERANADVFVSIHANSAGAGRPDVSGLETYYYDSGLGLARVVHSSILQSLNVRDRGVRRARFFVLRKSSMPSILVETGYLTGREDIAKLRSSAYQNQMAEAIARGVLQYLRRR